One window from the genome of Aquificaceae bacterium encodes:
- a CDS encoding RluA family pseudouridine synthase gives MSDFQKKIQESLSFEVQEEQEGLRLDQFLAQVYPELSRSYLQRLVEEGYVFLDGREVRKPSKKLKPQQNITLHIPEPEPLEVLPEDIPLEIVYEDEHLLVLIKPCGLVVHPSPGYTSGTLVNALLYHVKELSSIGGVERPGIVHRLDRNTMGLMVVAKTDTAHRRLAEQFKERRVEKLYRAIVKGLPDWDYRFVEAPIGRHEADRKKFSIKDDGKPAKSEIWVLERFFRQGISLLKVKIHTGRTHQIRVHLSSLGFPVLGDTTYGFRRNSVDRRVLQAMGDCHMLLSYHLSFEHPATGEKMSFQIEDQEPFKSTLALVKKLEEEVS, from the coding sequence ATGTCAGACTTTCAGAAGAAAATTCAGGAAAGCCTGAGCTTTGAAGTTCAGGAAGAGCAGGAAGGACTCAGGCTTGACCAGTTTCTGGCACAGGTATATCCAGAGCTTTCAAGGAGCTACCTTCAGAGGCTGGTAGAAGAGGGCTATGTTTTCCTTGATGGGAGGGAGGTCAGAAAGCCCTCAAAGAAACTGAAACCACAACAGAATATCACCCTTCATATCCCAGAACCTGAGCCTCTTGAAGTTTTGCCAGAAGACATCCCTCTGGAAATAGTTTATGAAGATGAGCACCTACTAGTTCTCATAAAGCCCTGTGGGCTCGTGGTGCACCCTTCTCCGGGCTATACTTCCGGAACTCTTGTGAACGCCCTTCTGTATCATGTAAAGGAGCTTTCCTCCATAGGAGGCGTGGAAAGGCCCGGCATAGTTCATCGCCTTGACAGGAATACAATGGGGCTCATGGTGGTGGCAAAGACGGACACGGCACACAGAAGGCTGGCAGAGCAGTTCAAGGAAAGAAGGGTTGAAAAGCTATACAGGGCAATAGTGAAAGGTCTTCCAGACTGGGACTACAGGTTCGTAGAAGCACCCATAGGCAGGCATGAAGCAGACAGGAAGAAGTTTTCCATAAAAGATGATGGAAAGCCAGCAAAGAGTGAAATCTGGGTTCTGGAGAGGTTCTTCCGTCAGGGTATAAGCCTGCTGAAGGTGAAGATTCACACTGGCAGGACTCACCAGATAAGAGTTCACCTCTCATCTCTGGGCTTTCCCGTCCTTGGTGATACCACCTACGGTTTCAGGAGAAACTCTGTGGACAGAAGAGTCCTTCAGGCAATGGGCGATTGCCATATGCTTCTGAGCTACCACCTTTCCTTTGAACACCCCGCCACTGGAGAGAAAATGAGCTTTCAGATAGAGGACCAAGAGCCTTTCAAAAGCACCTTAGCCCTCGTAAAGAAGCTGGAGGAGGAGGTTTCTTAG
- a CDS encoding methyltransferase domain-containing protein, which produces MFKRLKMLFGRKGSEKAYRLLEFPFNFYALLLSKYGEVRYLHYGFWDSDSDISILTAQERLAERLYGLIPQGVHSILDVGCGLGTSVCELLHRGYDPEGISPDEGLVNYAKATHKKCADRFYITTFEEYKREKQYDLLLFCESAQYIKDKQVLFSRAKNLLRLGGYTLLCDEFLKRFDERANFHIVSDFIGYAEREGFEIMVLQEITQNVIKTRYVFYDALAAQYDKVIKHIHEDTLKEFIYRWRIHSNMYEDGTIGYFIVLMRLRD; this is translated from the coding sequence ATGTTCAAGAGATTAAAGATGCTTTTTGGCAGGAAAGGTTCAGAGAAGGCTTACCGGCTGCTTGAATTCCCGTTTAATTTCTATGCTCTACTTCTCAGTAAGTATGGAGAGGTTAGATACCTGCATTATGGTTTCTGGGATAGTGATTCAGACATATCTATACTTACCGCCCAGGAACGATTGGCGGAAAGGCTATATGGCTTAATACCACAGGGGGTTCATAGCATACTTGACGTTGGATGTGGTCTGGGAACAAGCGTATGCGAGCTTCTGCACAGGGGATACGACCCAGAGGGCATATCACCAGATGAAGGTCTTGTAAACTACGCTAAGGCTACACACAAAAAATGTGCAGACAGATTTTACATAACCACATTTGAAGAATATAAGAGGGAAAAACAATATGACCTCTTGCTCTTCTGTGAATCTGCTCAGTACATAAAAGATAAACAAGTTCTCTTTAGCAGAGCCAAAAACTTGTTAAGGCTTGGAGGATATACACTCCTGTGTGATGAGTTTTTAAAGAGGTTCGACGAAAGAGCAAATTTTCATATCGTATCAGATTTTATTGGCTATGCGGAAAGAGAAGGTTTTGAGATTATGGTCCTGCAGGAAATAACTCAAAATGTGATAAAAACAAGGTATGTTTTCTACGATGCCTTGGCTGCTCAGTATGATAAAGTCATTAAACATATTCATGAGGACACTTTAAAAGAATTCATATACAGATGGAGGATTCATAGTAACATGTATGAGGATGGAACTATTGGCTACTTCATTGTTCTTATGCGACTTAGGGATTGA
- a CDS encoding choice-of-anchor D domain-containing protein has product MKVKGIILTTSILSSAVFSAPQIRVFPSSPYDFRTVTIDSTSQAEFAITNVGDAVLRICSVNVSSGYPDFDIISNSCNSTSLNYGQDCRFTVRFTPRFKQNYSGNIAIVYDDDGDGTVCNTQKTYVQQLIGSGTALRVVRIDTNPYQTGFAFEFPSTAYYEQRNMTLRICNASGDPLRFSSPAVILSQDSPDYASFGITATTCNDAVLQYATDNADCSKNFCQISVSFSPQGGIGGPEKELYYGYLRLRDLNSGPGGGPSNATIYLSGRSQLGQYIYAPVGGQAQEAVRVTFTCPDDPATVPPNPQNGTIQIGTPSVVGTYFRLINYSCPDTCRENTTVDCTAIIGFAPQTPGVFPGSIIIPIIGAEPVRRSFVGVAGSLTGNYIYVSPTYIDFGAVKRLNTYAQTLIIRNTSGSDLEFNLSVAGSGLVLKSISCTCNTGYVTAPGGGPCVPPYENLLRDPSFPTLTPLPIPTSSRAYRLRPGEVCSAVVEFSPPLTSTGNMNGAVIIDTQAQVVTVPMSARMDVPPPPMSQPAPSIGSGGGGGCSTGGSSMAWLSILPALALLRRFRKR; this is encoded by the coding sequence ATGAAAGTGAAAGGCATTATTCTGACAACGTCAATTCTGAGCTCTGCGGTTTTTTCCGCTCCACAAATAAGGGTTTTCCCTTCAAGCCCCTACGATTTCAGAACTGTGACCATAGATTCCACCAGTCAGGCGGAGTTTGCCATAACCAATGTGGGTGATGCAGTGTTGAGGATATGTTCTGTTAATGTAAGCTCCGGCTACCCGGACTTTGATATCATATCCAACTCCTGCAACAGCACAAGCCTCAACTATGGACAGGACTGCAGGTTTACCGTCAGGTTTACTCCAAGGTTCAAGCAGAACTATTCGGGAAATATCGCCATAGTTTACGACGATGATGGAGACGGAACAGTCTGCAACACCCAGAAAACCTATGTGCAGCAATTGATAGGAAGTGGGACCGCGCTGAGGGTCGTCAGAATAGATACAAACCCATATCAGACAGGCTTTGCCTTTGAGTTTCCATCAACAGCCTACTACGAGCAGAGAAACATGACCCTTCGCATATGCAATGCCAGCGGTGACCCCCTCAGGTTTTCCTCCCCTGCAGTAATTCTTTCACAGGACAGTCCAGACTACGCCTCTTTTGGAATAACTGCAACCACCTGCAACGATGCAGTGCTTCAGTATGCCACGGATAACGCTGACTGCTCTAAAAACTTCTGCCAGATAAGCGTCTCTTTCTCTCCACAGGGAGGTATAGGCGGTCCAGAAAAAGAACTCTACTACGGTTATTTGAGGTTAAGAGACCTTAACAGTGGTCCAGGAGGTGGACCTTCCAATGCAACGATTTATCTTAGCGGAAGGTCTCAGCTGGGGCAGTATATATACGCTCCAGTGGGTGGGCAAGCTCAAGAGGCGGTCAGGGTAACCTTTACTTGTCCAGATGACCCCGCTACTGTTCCACCTAACCCCCAGAATGGAACTATTCAAATAGGAACTCCCTCGGTTGTGGGAACATACTTCAGGCTGATAAACTACTCATGCCCCGACACCTGCAGGGAAAATACGACCGTTGACTGCACTGCCATAATTGGTTTTGCTCCACAGACGCCCGGCGTCTTTCCCGGTAGTATTATAATACCCATAATAGGAGCAGAGCCTGTCCGGAGGTCTTTCGTAGGCGTGGCTGGTTCTCTTACAGGAAACTACATATACGTGAGCCCCACATACATAGATTTTGGAGCTGTAAAAAGGCTCAACACCTATGCCCAGACACTCATTATCAGAAACACCAGCGGTTCAGACCTTGAGTTTAACCTCTCAGTCGCAGGCAGTGGGCTGGTGCTGAAGTCCATAAGCTGCACGTGTAATACTGGTTATGTGACAGCACCAGGCGGTGGACCGTGTGTTCCACCATATGAAAATTTATTGCGTGATCCCAGCTTTCCAACTCTTACGCCTCTACCTATACCAACCTCCAGCCGTGCCTACCGTCTAAGACCCGGTGAGGTCTGCAGTGCAGTGGTGGAATTCAGCCCGCCTCTCACATCAACAGGCAACATGAATGGTGCTGTTATAATAGACACGCAGGCTCAGGTGGTAACCGTTCCCATGTCAGCAAGGATGGATGTTCCACCTCCTCCAATGTCTCAGCCAGCTCCCTCCATAGGGTCGGGTGGCGGAGGTGGTTGTTCTACAGGCGGCAGTAGCATGGCATGGCTTTCAATACTGCCTGCCCTTGCACTTCTCAGAAGGTTCAGAAAGAGATGA
- a CDS encoding RNA polymerase sigma factor — protein MREEELIARIARGDQQALKTLILMYNSRLFSYAYGILQNYEDAEEAVAETFYQIWRSARNFRGDSRVSTWLFGICRNVIRNMLRKNRRHPFMLEIREEDAVVEEEIEPMEVELIAKALDRLPAIHREVLHLAYYEDMPYEEIARVLGVPVNTVKTRVFNAKKKLLKAMEELKNEHKESL, from the coding sequence ATGAGAGAGGAGGAGTTGATAGCCCGAATTGCAAGAGGCGACCAGCAGGCACTGAAGACCCTCATACTCATGTATAACTCAAGGCTCTTTTCCTACGCCTACGGAATACTCCAGAACTACGAGGACGCAGAAGAGGCTGTGGCTGAGACCTTCTATCAGATATGGAGGTCAGCCAGGAACTTCAGAGGTGACTCAAGGGTAAGCACATGGCTCTTTGGAATCTGCAGGAACGTGATAAGGAATATGCTAAGGAAAAACAGGAGGCACCCATTTATGCTTGAGATAAGAGAAGAGGATGCGGTGGTAGAAGAAGAAATAGAACCCATGGAGGTGGAACTGATAGCAAAGGCTCTTGACAGACTACCGGCCATACACAGGGAGGTCCTCCATCTTGCCTACTACGAGGACATGCCCTACGAGGAAATAGCAAGAGTGCTGGGCGTGCCCGTCAACACGGTTAAGACTAGGGTCTTTAACGCAAAGAAAAAGCTGCTGAAGGCTATGGAGGAGCTTAAAAATGAGCATAAGGAAAGCCTTTGA
- the lpxB gene encoding lipid-A-disaccharide synthase, whose protein sequence is MNVFVSIGERSASNYVYEIFRDVEGIHFTGITDERLEAIGFKSIARIEDLSVVGIVEALPKIPQVLSLWKRIENILPQMDALILCDAPAFNLPLLKRARGKVKKIIYFISPQVWAWKEGRARLISELVDHLVVILPFEVDFYKKYRRDGFRVHFVGHPLVDMAKPSLKEVEVKSFAGSESYIALLPGSRWSEIRRHTPCLKEVLRCLRPQMPILIPTFQNFRAYLTEEFKDYSVKVITQRDMEKPSYNAMAYAELTLLASGTAELEASLLSSPHVVFYRVNPITYFLGRLLVRVRNIALTNLILQKEVVPELVQKSPSELCRVAQDYLRDGGLRSSMREEFKRLRELLGGEGAIHRLRNLLLQLLYEG, encoded by the coding sequence ATGAATGTTTTTGTATCTATTGGTGAGAGGTCAGCCAGCAACTACGTGTATGAGATATTCAGGGATGTAGAGGGTATACACTTCACGGGCATAACGGATGAAAGGCTGGAAGCCATAGGCTTCAAGAGCATTGCCCGTATAGAGGACCTTTCAGTGGTGGGTATAGTGGAAGCACTGCCAAAAATCCCTCAGGTCCTGAGTCTCTGGAAGAGAATAGAAAACATACTTCCACAGATGGATGCCCTTATTCTGTGCGATGCTCCAGCTTTTAACCTTCCACTTCTAAAAAGGGCAAGGGGAAAGGTTAAGAAGATAATCTACTTTATTTCCCCACAGGTCTGGGCGTGGAAGGAAGGGAGAGCAAGACTTATTTCAGAGCTTGTGGACCACCTGGTGGTCATCCTTCCCTTTGAGGTGGACTTTTACAAAAAATATCGGAGGGATGGATTCAGGGTGCACTTTGTAGGTCACCCCCTCGTGGACATGGCAAAGCCAAGCCTGAAAGAAGTGGAGGTAAAGTCCTTTGCAGGCTCTGAAAGCTACATTGCTCTCCTGCCGGGCAGCCGCTGGAGTGAGATAAGAAGGCACACACCATGCCTGAAAGAGGTTCTCCGCTGTCTCAGACCCCAGATGCCTATACTCATACCCACCTTTCAAAACTTCAGGGCTTACCTTACAGAAGAGTTCAAAGACTATTCCGTAAAGGTAATAACTCAGCGGGATATGGAAAAGCCCTCTTACAACGCCATGGCTTATGCAGAGCTTACCCTCCTTGCCAGCGGAACTGCAGAGCTCGAAGCAAGTCTTCTCTCTTCTCCCCACGTAGTCTTTTACAGGGTAAACCCCATCACCTATTTTTTGGGGAGACTCCTGGTTAGGGTTAGGAATATAGCTCTTACCAACCTCATACTACAGAAGGAAGTGGTGCCTGAGCTTGTGCAGAAGAGTCCTTCAGAGCTCTGCAGAGTTGCACAGGATTATCTAAGAGATGGGGGGCTGAGAAGCTCAATGAGGGAAGAATTTAAAAGGCTCAGAGAGTTGCTGGGCGGTGAGGGAGCCATCCACAGGCTAAGAAACCTCCTCCTCCAGCTTCTTTACGAGGGCTAA
- a CDS encoding GspE/PulE family protein, giving the protein MRGLSYNFLRSNRVALLEEGEDYIRIALAEEDPYLIEILERVYGKRVEYEITTPERIEELLKDPVLTLEAERDIIESDFLDEKKLENIASEAPIVKFVNDTLVEAIRKKATDVHIEQFSEDVEVRYRIDGVLHTIRKLPKYAAPPIVSRIKIMAKLNIAEKRLPQDGKFSFSYAGQDYDIRVSTLPSVHGEGVVMRILTRGEVSLNLDNLGFSVEDTKKIRRFIRKPYGMVLVTGPTGSGKTTTLYASIKEINTGDRKIITVEDPVEYNLRGLVQVQVNPKVGLTFATALRSILRQDPDIIMIGEIRDRETAEIGIQASLTGHLVLATLHTNDAAGAFARLMDMEIEEFLIASSVIGVLSQRLVRKICPFCKEEHRPNSAELALFERNGLELPDRLYRGMGCEECNRTGYSGRTVIGEVLEVSDSIRELIVKRADAVRIREQAIKEGMTPLLVDGLKKAKEGITSVEEVLRVYKD; this is encoded by the coding sequence ATGAGAGGTCTATCATACAACTTTCTCCGCAGCAACAGAGTTGCCCTCCTTGAGGAGGGCGAGGATTATATCAGAATTGCCCTTGCTGAAGAGGACCCATACCTCATAGAAATTCTGGAAAGAGTCTATGGTAAAAGGGTTGAGTATGAGATAACAACACCTGAAAGGATAGAGGAGCTCCTCAAAGACCCTGTGCTGACCCTTGAGGCAGAGAGGGATATAATAGAGTCCGACTTTCTGGACGAAAAAAAACTTGAGAATATAGCCTCGGAAGCTCCCATAGTAAAGTTCGTTAACGACACCCTTGTAGAGGCCATAAGGAAGAAGGCAACCGATGTTCATATAGAACAGTTTTCAGAAGATGTGGAGGTTCGCTACAGGATTGATGGGGTGCTTCATACCATAAGAAAGCTTCCAAAATACGCTGCACCACCCATAGTTTCACGCATAAAGATAATGGCAAAACTGAACATAGCAGAAAAGAGGCTTCCTCAGGATGGGAAGTTTTCCTTTTCTTACGCAGGGCAGGACTATGACATAAGGGTTTCAACCCTCCCCTCCGTTCATGGTGAGGGGGTGGTGATGAGGATACTCACAAGGGGTGAGGTGTCTCTTAATCTTGACAACCTTGGTTTTTCTGTAGAAGACACTAAAAAGATAAGAAGGTTCATAAGAAAGCCCTATGGTATGGTGTTGGTGACAGGACCCACTGGCTCTGGCAAGACTACTACTTTGTATGCCAGCATAAAGGAGATAAACACAGGAGACAGAAAGATAATCACGGTGGAAGACCCTGTAGAATACAACCTGAGGGGTCTGGTGCAGGTGCAGGTAAACCCAAAGGTAGGTCTAACCTTTGCCACAGCCCTCAGAAGCATTCTGCGTCAGGACCCGGACATTATAATGATAGGGGAGATAAGAGACAGAGAAACTGCAGAGATAGGCATACAGGCATCTCTGACGGGGCACCTGGTGCTGGCAACCCTGCACACCAACGACGCTGCCGGTGCCTTTGCAAGGCTCATGGATATGGAAATAGAAGAATTTTTAATAGCCTCTTCCGTCATAGGCGTCCTTTCCCAGAGGCTGGTGAGAAAAATATGCCCCTTCTGTAAGGAAGAGCACAGACCCAATTCTGCAGAGCTGGCACTCTTTGAGAGGAATGGCCTTGAGCTTCCCGATAGACTTTACAGAGGTATGGGCTGTGAGGAGTGCAACCGCACAGGCTACTCGGGTAGGACTGTAATAGGCGAAGTGCTTGAGGTCTCTGACAGCATAAGGGAGCTTATAGTAAAGAGGGCGGACGCAGTCCGTATAAGAGAACAGGCAATAAAGGAGGGTATGACCCCCCTCCTCGTTGATGGTCTGAAGAAGGCAAAAGAGGGAATCACCTCTGTAGAAGAAGTCCTGAGAGTCTACAAGGATTAG
- a CDS encoding GTP-binding protein, producing the protein MNASAFLVTGFLGSGKTTFILNSLLAQYKDRKPAIIVNDFGDVSYDRIRFYLESLPVMGIEGKCFCCDGSGELLEALYRVRNTAEALIIETSGLSDPFPVMEAMELSGFNSYIVICVVPADNWCDLRNEPVFTAQLQYADCIVITKCDTVTNRELKELMEALDEKPAFLCCEGVVEDNFFNFVEAIPMRRTDKFKNRLSESARNRFSQTTLYLSGYYSMYDIEVFLNKLPRNVIRAKGFLKVVESPFPVGINWTRNHMSWSAVEYVSQNFITFIGYGSLLLPPFPEKKDLDWQKMLPLGEFDRRYGIAYLDGNPVPEITAVEWLITQDLSDSVLITSSCSLECPINFKSSLIVQLNFEDIYSLVNLLKNINTENIILWDIPDGFASYIIKKLPDKTVFHVGRYFVLSKAKISLRIDAARVNALKAIIRNPSLHSQHHLSKVL; encoded by the coding sequence ATGAATGCTTCTGCCTTCTTAGTAACAGGGTTTTTAGGTAGTGGTAAAACCACATTCATACTTAACAGTTTATTGGCTCAGTATAAGGACAGAAAACCTGCTATCATAGTAAACGACTTTGGGGATGTTAGTTACGACAGGATAAGATTCTATCTGGAAAGCCTCCCAGTAATGGGGATTGAGGGTAAGTGTTTTTGTTGTGATGGTTCTGGAGAGCTACTTGAAGCTCTGTATAGAGTAAGAAATACTGCGGAGGCACTCATAATTGAAACATCTGGGCTTTCTGACCCTTTCCCTGTTATGGAAGCTATGGAGTTATCGGGCTTTAATTCCTACATAGTTATATGTGTGGTACCTGCAGATAATTGGTGCGATTTACGAAACGAGCCCGTATTTACAGCACAGCTTCAGTATGCAGACTGCATAGTTATAACTAAATGTGATACGGTAACTAACAGGGAACTAAAAGAGCTCATGGAAGCTCTTGACGAAAAACCAGCTTTCCTGTGCTGCGAGGGTGTAGTGGAAGACAACTTTTTTAACTTTGTTGAAGCAATACCCATGAGAAGAACCGATAAATTCAAGAATAGGCTGTCAGAAAGTGCCAGAAATAGGTTTTCTCAGACAACATTATACCTGAGCGGATATTATTCCATGTACGATATTGAGGTTTTTTTGAATAAACTCCCAAGAAATGTAATAAGGGCTAAAGGTTTCCTCAAGGTAGTTGAAAGTCCGTTTCCTGTAGGCATAAACTGGACCAGAAATCATATGAGTTGGAGTGCTGTAGAATACGTTTCACAGAACTTTATAACCTTTATAGGATACGGTAGCCTTTTACTACCACCCTTTCCCGAGAAAAAGGATCTGGATTGGCAAAAAATGCTCCCCCTAGGGGAGTTTGACAGAAGATACGGCATAGCCTACCTGGATGGAAATCCTGTTCCAGAAATTACTGCGGTTGAGTGGTTGATTACACAAGATCTGAGCGATTCTGTGCTGATTACCTCAAGTTGTAGTTTAGAATGTCCGATTAACTTCAAATCCTCTCTAATAGTTCAGCTTAACTTTGAGGATATATATAGTCTGGTAAATTTATTGAAAAATATTAATACAGAAAATATCATTTTATGGGATATACCAGATGGCTTTGCCTCTTACATCATAAAGAAATTGCCAGATAAAACTGTGTTTCACGTGGGTAGGTACTTCGTTCTTTCAAAAGCGAAAATCTCACTCAGAATAGATGCCGCTCGTGTAAACGCCTTAAAGGCTATAATTAGGAACCCATCACTCCACTCTCAGCACCACCTTTCCAAAGTGCTTTGA
- a CDS encoding type II secretion system protein yields the protein MKANGFSLLELIIVLAISALTLTLVIPAINRTFFGEEDVLRAFLMRSLNQSMKKGKVVEIAGDGSKIKNSEGETIDLPYRGQCYAYPSGELRYCWFEKRGERKYYTVFDL from the coding sequence ATGAAAGCAAACGGCTTCAGCCTTCTGGAGTTGATAATCGTCCTTGCCATATCCGCCCTAACGCTGACGCTTGTCATTCCTGCCATAAACAGGACCTTCTTTGGGGAAGAAGATGTCCTGAGGGCTTTTTTAATGAGGAGCTTAAACCAGTCTATGAAAAAGGGGAAAGTAGTGGAGATAGCGGGGGACGGAAGCAAGATAAAAAACTCAGAAGGTGAGACCATTGACCTTCCTTACAGGGGGCAGTGCTACGCATACCCCAGCGGAGAACTGAGATACTGCTGGTTTGAGAAGAGGGGAGAGAGAAAGTATTATACGGTATTTGACCTATAA
- a CDS encoding zinc-binding dehydrogenase, which translates to MRAVIIENFGGHENLKYVEDFPEPHIREDEVLIRVEAVALNHLDIWVRTGALAVKPELPHILGSDVSGVVEKVGSLVRDIKEGDEVVVAPGLSCGVCYECQSGHDNHCRHYDILGLKSRGGYAQYVSVPARNVIKKPSNLSFEEASSYPLTFLTVWNAFVNKARIKPYHRVLIWGGSSGVGVAGIQLAKLFGAFVIATAGSEEKARRCRELGADVVINHYEEDVVRRVRELFKEGVDIVMDHVGSKTFWKSVECLRRGGRLVFFGTTTGSEARIDIRHIFVREIELLGVYMGPRADLFKITELFERGLLKPVVSRVFKLEESQEAHRYLEESKHFGKVVLRVE; encoded by the coding sequence ATGCGTGCAGTTATAATTGAAAACTTTGGGGGTCATGAAAATCTTAAATATGTTGAGGATTTTCCAGAACCACATATAAGGGAAGATGAAGTCCTCATAAGGGTAGAGGCTGTAGCCCTCAATCACCTTGACATATGGGTCAGAACTGGAGCCCTTGCGGTGAAGCCAGAGCTTCCGCACATACTCGGCTCTGATGTGAGCGGTGTGGTGGAAAAGGTGGGAAGCCTCGTAAGGGACATAAAGGAGGGGGATGAGGTGGTAGTGGCTCCAGGTCTTTCCTGTGGGGTGTGTTACGAGTGCCAGTCAGGGCACGACAACCACTGCAGGCACTACGACATTCTTGGTCTGAAGTCCAGAGGAGGCTACGCCCAGTATGTGAGCGTGCCTGCAAGGAATGTGATAAAAAAGCCCTCAAACCTGAGCTTTGAGGAGGCAAGCTCTTATCCCCTTACATTCCTCACTGTTTGGAATGCCTTTGTGAACAAGGCACGGATAAAGCCTTACCACAGAGTTTTAATATGGGGAGGCTCTTCTGGCGTGGGGGTGGCGGGCATCCAGCTTGCAAAGCTCTTTGGTGCCTTTGTTATAGCCACCGCAGGCTCAGAGGAGAAGGCAAGAAGGTGCAGAGAGCTTGGAGCGGATGTGGTCATAAATCACTATGAAGAGGATGTGGTCAGAAGGGTCAGGGAGCTCTTCAAAGAAGGTGTGGACATAGTTATGGACCACGTGGGGAGCAAGACCTTCTGGAAGAGCGTGGAGTGCCTCAGAAGGGGTGGAAGGCTTGTCTTTTTTGGAACCACTACCGGCTCAGAGGCTCGTATAGATATAAGACATATCTTTGTCAGGGAGATTGAGCTTCTCGGAGTATACATGGGACCAAGGGCTGACCTTTTTAAAATAACGGAGCTCTTTGAAAGGGGTCTTTTAAAGCCCGTTGTTAGCAGGGTTTTTAAGCTTGAGGAGTCTCAGGAGGCCCACAGATACTTGGAGGAGTCAAAGCACTTTGGAAAGGTGGTGCTGAGAGTGGAGTGA